In Prunus dulcis chromosome 2, ALMONDv2, whole genome shotgun sequence, a single genomic region encodes these proteins:
- the LOC117618071 gene encoding uncharacterized protein LOC117618071, with protein MNFAETKTLAMSKRWTLKESMGIGTATVSHLAKTQTITASMVQLVTGPSSFTQRHIMVHRRGHRRTDNILSVRVDFKLDKKLCDLSPLSNPSKNGNRAVAADAAVVEVLDSSNYVDWGVLVKNYLLAQDLWDVLEEDEEEDEDEEEEETEEEADDKFRAWKKKKNATALHKIQISCGREAFSLIRNATSAKSAWDTLAEKFKPKPFLPRYDQRLYKPLFDAVWFGDWNEAKEFLNLHPDAIRARLPSTNKTALYMATELEHENIVEELVQLMSEEDLEITDHDGWTALALAASRGNIKMVECMVRKSKKILSIANNRNLTPIPLASGNDQWDVVRYLYSVTPIEDLMPEKGPFGAGLIYYFITRRKFGMARELIRCCPRLVLTKDHYGLFPIEAFRPSAFPSGTRLKFWQQKIYDSIHIDCAINDIRVSVQTEENEEQNQTKIAWSGITRLREMKLAHIEALELLDNMCEVIKPSDGIDFLLPAVFRATELGMFEFIDRVLQARPNVMWASNPMRRNLFQFAIECRQEKVYNLFYYKLSKRQRTVIGNIVDRDNNCALHVAGMLSPFARLDNISGAALKMQRELQWFKEVENIVVPVIKESLNKEHKMPREMFTKNHNQLVKQGERWMKETASSCTVVGALIITIMFAAAFTIPGGNNGQTGFPIFLHKKLFMAFIVSDAISLFSSTTSVLMFLGILTSRYAEDDFLKSLPTKMIIGLSTLFISIATMMVAFSSALFIMIHEQSWIVIPMIFVASVPVTLFIWMQFPLLVEMYISTYGRGIFDRKVKSRA; from the exons ATGAACTTTGCAGAGACCAAGACGCTGGCGATGAGCAAGCGGTGGACATTGAAGGAATCGATGGGCATAGGCACAGCCACTGTGAGCCACCTAGCAAAGACCCAAACAATTACCGCCAGCATGGTCCAGCTAGTCACAGGGCCATCTAGCTTCACACAAAGGCATATAATGGTGCACAGAAGAGGTCATAGGAGGACGGACAACATCTTGAGTGTCAGAGTGGATTTCAAACTTGACAAGAAGCTTTGTGACC TAAGCCCTTTGTCAAATCCATCTAAGAATGGCAACAGGGCCGTCGCCGCAGATGCAGCTGTTGTGGAAGTTCTTGATAGCAGTAACTACGTGGATTGGGGTGTATTGGTTAAAAATTACTTGTTGGCTCAAGACCTTTGGGATGTATtggaagaagacgaagaagaagacgaagacgaagaagaagaagaaacagaagaagaagctgatgATAAGTTCAGagcttggaagaagaagaagaatgccACCGCTTTacataaaatccaaatttCGTGCGGGCGGGAAGCTTTTTCTCTCATTAGAAACGCCACTTCAGCCAAAAGCGCTTGGGATACTTTGGCAGAAAAGTTCAAGCCAAAACCATTTCTTCCAA GATATGACCAGCGTCTGTATAAGCCGTTGTTCGATGCTGTGTGGTTTGGGGATTGGAATGAAGCAAAGGAGTTTCTTAACCTACATCCAGATGCAATAAGAGCAAGACTTCCATCTACAAACAAGACAGCTCTTTACATGGCAACAGAACTAGAGCACGAGAATATTGTGGAAGAGTTGGTGCAGTTGATGTCCGAGGAAGACTTGGAAATAACAGATCATGATGGTTGGACAGCTCTTGCTCTTGCTGCAAGTAGaggaaatataaaaatggTTGAATGCATGGTTAGAAAGAGCAAGAAAATACTTAGTATTGCCAATAACCGGAATTTGACTCCAATTCCCTTGGCTTCTGGCAATGACCAATGGGACGTCGTTCGTTATCTTTACTCCGTCACTCCCATCGAGGATCTAATGCCAGAAAAAGGCCCATTCGGCGCGGGACTTATTTACTACTTTATAACTAGAAGGAAATTTG GTATGGCTCGGGAATTAATTCGGTGTTGCCCACGATTGGTCCTTACTAAAGACCACTATGGGTTATTTCCGATAGAAGCATTTAGGCCTTCTGCATTTCCGAGTGGAACACGCCTCAAATTCTGGCAACAAAAGATCTATGATA GTATACACATAGATTGCGCCATCAATGATATTCGTGTAAGTGttcaaactgaagaaaatgaagaacaaaatcaaacaaagatTGCTTGGTCAG GAATCACACGCCTACGAGAAATGAAATTGGCCCATATTGAAGCCCTTGAACTCCTAGATAATATGTGTGAAGTGATAAAACCTTCAGATGGCATTGACTTTCTCCTTCCAGCAGTTTTCCGAGCTACCGAGCTAGGAATGTTTGAGTTTATTGACCGTGTGTTGCAAGCAAGACCAAATGTCATGTGGGCGTCTAATCCAATGAGAAGGAACCTCTTTCAGTTTGCCATTGAATGTCGTCAAGAAAAAGTTTAtaaccttttttattataaactCAGTAAAAGACAAAGAACTGTGATTGGAAATATTGTAGATCGGGATAACAACTGCGCGCTACATGTGGCAGGGATGCTTTCACCATTTGCAAGGCTCGATAATATCTCAGGTGCAGCTTTGAAAATGCAGAGAGAACTACAATGGTTCAAG GAGGTCGAGAATATTGTAGTACCCGTGATTAAAGAATCTTTAAATAAGGAGCATAAGATGCCACGTGAGATGTTTACCAAGAATCACAACCAATTGGTGAAGCAAGGAGAAAGATGGATGAAAGAAACTGCATCTTCATGTACAGTTGTAGGTGCTCTCATTATTACCATCATGTTTGCTGCAGCATTCACAATTCCCGGTGGAAACAATGGACAAACAGGATTCCCAATATTCCTGCATAAAAAGTTGTTTATGGCTTTTATAGTTTCAGATGCTATATCCCTCTTTTCTTCCACAACTTCGGTGTTGATGTTTTTGGGAATCCTTACATCACGTTATGCGGAAGATGATTTCCTTAAATCCTTACCAACAAAGATGATAATAGGCCTTTCCACCTTATTCATCTCTATTGCCACCATGATGGTTGCCTTTTCTTCTGCCCTTTTCATTATGATCCATGAACAATCATGGATTGTTATTCCAATGATTTTTGTTGCTAGTGTTCCAGTCACCTTATTTATTTGGATGCAATTTCCTCTTCTAGTTGAGATGTACATTTCTACTTATGGACGAGGAATATTTGACAGGAAAGTGAAATCAAGGGCATAA